GCGGTGCGAAGATCAAGAAGGGCCAGCGGGTGGGGATCTTCTACTCCTCTGCCAACAACGACCCGGAGGTCTTCGACCGCCCCGAGGTCTTCGACATCACCCGCGACCCCAACCCCCACCTGGGGTTCGGCGGCGGCGGACCGCACTTCTGCCTCGGTAAGTCCCTTGCCGTCCTGGAGATCAACCTGATCTTCAACGCGCTGGCGGAGGTGACGCCCGGCATCTCCCTGGCGGGCGATCCGCGCCGGCTCCGCTCGGCCTGGCTCAACGGCGTCAAGGAGCTACAGGTTCACTACGGTTGACCGGCCGGACAGCCGGGCGGCCGGGCCGTCGCGTGGGGCACGGCGAGCGGCGAGCGGCCGCACGGCGAGCAGCGAACCGCGAGCGACCGCACGGCGAGCAACGCGCGGCGAAAGCCGGACCAGCGGTATGTCCGAAAACGGTTCCGCCGCCAACCTTGCCAGTTGTCATGGGCAGACTTACATTCAACTCGCCAGTAACAATCGGCAGTTCGGCATTTTCGCGCACAGCTCGGCGGCGCGCACCCCCGAGCCGCACGTTCTCCCCCATGTATGCACACGGCGGCTCCCCCGCGCGTCTTCAGTGCCACGCGCACCCTGCGCATCAGCACTCCCCCACACGTTTCGGCAGTGCGCTCCACCGCTCTTCGAAGGGGACATACCGTTATGAAGGACGCACACGGCAGACCTGTCACGGGACGCATCAGCTGGCGGAAGTTCGCCGTGCTGTCCGTCCCGGCTCTCGCCGGCACCGCGGCCCTGGGCATCGCCCTGGCCAACGGGGCGCTGGCGGCATCATTCGCCGTCTCGGGACAGCAGTTCAAGGTCTCCGCGGACAGCCTCACGGGCAAGGGATTCGCCCAGTACGGCGGTGTGGACGCGAACGCCAGGGGAGATCTCCTGCCGGTCGCCGTCACCGCCATCAAGACGGCCCAGCTGGACCATCTGTGCCAGTCGGTCGTCACCCACCTGCCGGTCATCGGCGACATCTCGCTCAACCTCAGCGCCGGAACGGGCAGCAAGCCCGTCGAGGCGAGTGATCTTTTCGTGGACGCCACCCAGCTCTCCGGCAATGCGTCCTTCCACAACATCGAGATCGGCCGGGACGCCTCCACCCTCGACAAGGGCCCGGACACCGCCCAGGGCATGCAGGACCTCTTCGCCCAGCAGGCCGATGACGTCAACATCAGCAATCTCCGGCAGACCGCCTGGGCGACCAACGCGGGAACCTTCAAACTGTCCGGCCTGAGCATGAAGATCTCCAAGGGCAAGAAGGAATGCTTCTGACCTGGCGGCGCTGGCGGCGGGGGCGGCCCTTCTGGGGCGGTCTGGCGGCCGTCATCGCCGGCGCCGAGATCTGCGCCATCCCCCTGGCGCCGCTGAAGATCATGCTGCAGCAGGGCATCGCCGGTATCCCGTCGGTGCTG
This Streptomyces decoyicus DNA region includes the following protein-coding sequences:
- a CDS encoding DUF6230 family protein; translation: MKDAHGRPVTGRISWRKFAVLSVPALAGTAALGIALANGALAASFAVSGQQFKVSADSLTGKGFAQYGGVDANARGDLLPVAVTAIKTAQLDHLCQSVVTHLPVIGDISLNLSAGTGSKPVEASDLFVDATQLSGNASFHNIEIGRDASTLDKGPDTAQGMQDLFAQQADDVNISNLRQTAWATNAGTFKLSGLSMKISKGKKECF